The DNA window GTTCCTGCCTGCAACAACATCCTGGCGGACCGCTATCCCTTCGCCCTCGACTCGCAGCAGGAAGTTTCGCTGCAGGATTTCTCCGACCTTTTCAAACCGAGCGGCATCATCGACAAGTTCTTCACCGATTATCTCACTCCGTTCGTCAGCGTCCGGGGCAGGCAGCTGACCGAACTGGCCGGGCAGGGCGGGGGCCTCGGTCTTTCAAAGGATTCCCTGGCGCAGTTTGCGAGGGCACAAACGATCCGCGATGCCTTTTTCGGCGCCGGCGGCACGACGCCGCAGGCGAAATTCACGGTCGAGCCCTTCTTCCTCGATCCGAAGGCGCTCAAATCCTCCTTCATCCTCGACGATGCCGAGCTGGATTATCGCCACGGTCCGGTTCGAGGCCAGGATTTTACTTGGCCAAGCAAGCTGGATTCCAGCACCGCGACATTGCGCATCAACCTTTTGGACGGCACGTCGCAGACGCTGGAGCGCACCGGCAATTGGGCAGTCTTCCGCATGCTGAGCAATTCGGGGCTAGCCAATGTCAAGGGCCAGGATCAGTTCGTCTTCTCGATCGCGAAGGACAAGGTGCAGGCGAGCTTCAGACTTAAGGCCGGCAGCGTGACGAACCCGTTCAATCTCGATCTCTATTCCTCTTTCCGCTGCCCTGCGGCACTATAGGCGCGGCGCGGCGATGGAGGCGCAGGGCTATTTCGGCAAAGTTCCGTCGGTCGGCGATTTCGTTTTCCGAGCCCTGCCGGTTCGCATGACGGAAATCTGGGCGAGCCAGATGCAGCGCTGGCTGGCCGCAGCACGGCCGGTTGGCGGCGCCTCTTTCCAGAAGTCCTTCCTGACATCGCCCGTCTGGCGGTTCGCTCTTGCGCGCGACGTCGTGAGCCCGGAAGGTTGGGTCGGACTTTTTGCGGGGTCGATCGATCGCGTCGGCCGCGAATTTCCCTTTACTGTCATGATATCGGTCGATCTCGATCCCGCCGCTCGGCAGCCGACTGCGACGATCGATGCGTTTTTCGATGGTCTGGAGGCCCGGATGCTCGCCTTCATGGAGGGGCAGGCCAGCCGGGAGGAGCTGGTTGCCGGGATTGATGTCTGCGCCGAAGCGCTGCGTGCAGCCCTCGAGCAGTTTCCTGCCCAAGGCGACCGGGAACTGCTGTTGCCGCGTGACGGAGAGGATATGCTTTGCCTGTCCGGTCCAGCTGAGCACAGTTCATCGCGGACAGCCTATTGCTGGGCGGGCGCCGGCGGCGAGGCCTCCCGTCTTTGCCTCTGGTGGCATGACGACACCCGGATGCAGCCCGCCGCCCTCTGCGTCAGCCGCGGTCTTCCCGTCGCACAGGCCGCCATTCCCTTCCTCCTCGGCGAATGGCTGAAGCATGGCTGGACCCTGTCGGCTCTGCCAATCCGGGGCGAGGCAGAGGCGTGATGACGGAACACCCGACAGCCAGATCGCCGTTCCTGGAGGCGGAGGCCGCGACCAGCCGCGGCCGCAAGCATGCAGTGAACGAGGACGCCTATACCGTCAATCTCAATGCCGGATTCTTCGCGGTCGCCGACGGCATGGGCGGGCATCGCGACGGCCATGTCGCCAGCGGCGCAATCATTTCACTGTTGGAGCGCACGCTCGATGGCGACGCGTCCTTCGAGCAGAGGATCGAGATGGCGACGCAGTCAATCCAGACCGTCAACAAGGTGCTCTACGACCAGACACTAGCCACGCCGGGAGCCGATATTTCCGGTTCGACGGTCGTCGCAGTCATCATCGATGAGAATTATGCATGTTGTCTCTGGGCTGGCGATTCTCGCCTTTATCTTTTCCGCAATAACTGTCTTTATCTGATTTCCGAGGATCACGTAGGGGAAGGTGGCGTTCTGACGCGGGCGGTCGGCTCGTCTCCTTATATCGAGGTTGATCGGCGGATCATCGAAGTCAGGGATCGCGACGTCTTTCTGCTCTGCAGCGACGGGCTTCTCAAGGGTATGAGCGAGACGGCGGTCGCCGATCTTCTTGGGTCGGATGGCCATGCGCCCGTCGATCGGCTGCTGGCAAAATCGATCGCCGGCGGGTCGGCGGACGATGTGACGGCCATTTTGGTTTGGGTGGGTTACCATGAGCGCTGAGGCGCAACGCGAGGATGTTGTCGATCTGCCGCTGCGGTCGCGGTGGCCGACGGTCGAGCCAGGTGCGATTCTTCGCGGCCGCTTCGAGCTGATTGCCGAAATCGGTCGCGGCGGCCTTTCGGTGGTCTACAAAGCGAGGGATCTGGTCGCCGCCAGGGCGGGCTTCGCCAACGCCTTCGTCGCCTTGAAGATCATCGTCGAGGATGCCGAAACCGATCAGGACATTCTTGCGCTCATGTACCGTGAGGCGCGCCGGCTGCGCGACCTCCAGCATCCGAACATCGTGCGCGTCTATGACATGGACCGCGACGGCAACGTCCATTTCATGGTCATGGAACATCTGGAAGGGCAAACGCTGGCGAAAATCCTGCGGGAGGCGGGAGAACATCGCTTGGAGCTTGCTCAGATCGAAAGAATCGTCGCCGACATTTCTGCCGCCCTTCGGTATGCCCACGCCAATAACATCATTCACGCCGACCTCAAGCCGGGGAATGTTTTCATCGAGCGCAGCGGCCGGGTGAAGCTCATCGATTTCAATATTGCCTATCCGGTCGCGCGGGTCTCGCGCCTCGGCGAGGAGGATACGGTGCGGATCCTCGGCCGCCTCGGTGCCGTCACGCCGATCTACGCCTCGCCGCAGCGCCTGATGGGCGCAGAGCCCAGCGAGGGCGACGACATCTATTCCCTCGGCGTCATAACCTATCTGATGCTGACAGGAGAAAGGCCCTTCGGTGCCGCCAACGCCTTGGAGGCACAGGCGAATGGCATTTCCTCAGCACTCCCGGGCGGCCTTTCGAAACGCCAGCGCGCGGCACTTCATAATGCCCTGTCGCTGGACGACCGCCATCGAACAGCGTCGGCGGAGCATTTCTCCACCC is part of the Rhizobium jaguaris genome and encodes:
- a CDS encoding serine/threonine-protein kinase, translated to MSAEAQREDVVDLPLRSRWPTVEPGAILRGRFELIAEIGRGGLSVVYKARDLVAARAGFANAFVALKIIVEDAETDQDILALMYREARRLRDLQHPNIVRVYDMDRDGNVHFMVMEHLEGQTLAKILREAGEHRLELAQIERIVADISAALRYAHANNIIHADLKPGNVFIERSGRVKLIDFNIAYPVARVSRLGEEDTVRILGRLGAVTPIYASPQRLMGAEPSEGDDIYSLGVITYLMLTGERPFGAANALEAQANGISSALPGGLSKRQRAALHNALSLDDRHRTASAEHFSTQFTKPLIIALMDTIRKLPG
- a CDS encoding PP2C family protein-serine/threonine phosphatase, with the protein product MTEHPTARSPFLEAEAATSRGRKHAVNEDAYTVNLNAGFFAVADGMGGHRDGHVASGAIISLLERTLDGDASFEQRIEMATQSIQTVNKVLYDQTLATPGADISGSTVVAVIIDENYACCLWAGDSRLYLFRNNCLYLISEDHVGEGGVLTRAVGSSPYIEVDRRIIEVRDRDVFLLCSDGLLKGMSETAVADLLGSDGHAPVDRLLAKSIAGGSADDVTAILVWVGYHER
- the tagF gene encoding type VI secretion system-associated protein TagF; protein product: MEAQGYFGKVPSVGDFVFRALPVRMTEIWASQMQRWLAAARPVGGASFQKSFLTSPVWRFALARDVVSPEGWVGLFAGSIDRVGREFPFTVMISVDLDPAARQPTATIDAFFDGLEARMLAFMEGQASREELVAGIDVCAEALRAALEQFPAQGDRELLLPRDGEDMLCLSGPAEHSSSRTAYCWAGAGGEASRLCLWWHDDTRMQPAALCVSRGLPVAQAAIPFLLGEWLKHGWTLSALPIRGEAEA